A genomic region of Miscanthus floridulus cultivar M001 chromosome 3, ASM1932011v1, whole genome shotgun sequence contains the following coding sequences:
- the LOC136544703 gene encoding uncharacterized protein: protein MEESENLEDVINKPSSTMTTLTEYFKMNRADSYARTLLYREFQEHYRWIPKCKVWQRRKTRLGQIGRIVYAHLAEGERYFLRVLLNHVRGATSYEDLRTVNGITYSTFRESCEKRGLVETDKSLDDALSDGATFQMPAALQRLFATILVFCEATNVRELWEKHKDSLSKDYKRDNPNSSAVEQMVLRDIREMMQSMGKDIGKFDLPKLNDVASILPGGRTAHSKLKVPITLKENSTCTFSKQDGPAELLHRASLIIWDEAAMTRRQAVECLDRSLQDLMNYSVPFGGKIMVFGRDFRQVLPVVPRGNRAQVTDASLQRSYLWDSIRKIRLPRNMRAQTDPWFSSYLLRIGNGTEETIGEDYVRLPKDIVIPYTGDSDDSINRLIQHVFPSLEENARSAKYMSTRAILSTKNEHVDQLNSKMIDMFPGEEKVYHSFDSVDDDSINNYPVEFLNSITPNGLPPHVLILKTNYPIILLRNLDPNNGLCNGTRLMVRGLQDNAIDAEITGGQHQGKRVFITRIPMSPSDDISLPFKLKRKQFPIRLSFAMTINKAQGQTIPNVGIYLPEPVFSHGQLYVALSRGVSRSTTRVLVKPKQELDSTRNFTNNIVLTKNIVYKEVLNC, encoded by the exons ATGGAGGAGTCTGAAAACCTggaagatgtcatcaataagCCATCTTCCACTATGACTACTCTCACAGAATATTTCAAGATGAATCGTGCTGACAGTTATGCAAGGACATTATTATATAGGGAGTTCCAAGAACATTATCGGTGGATCCCCAAGTGCAAGGTCTGGCAGAGAAGGAAGACCAGGCTAGGACAGATTGGGAGGATTGTGTATGCGCACCTGGCAGAGGGGGAGAGATATTTCTTAAGAGTGCTTCTAAACCATGTAAGAGGTGCAACCTCGTATGAGGATTTAAGAACAGTGAATGGTATCACATACTCTACATTCAGAGAATCATGTGAAAAGAGAGGTCTCGTTGAGACAGATAAGTCCCTTGATGACGCCTTGAGTGATGGTGCCACTTTTCAAATGCCAGCTGCACTACAGAGATTATTTGCAACTATTCTTGTATTTTGTGAGGCCACCAACGTACGCGAGCTATGGGAGAAGCACAAGGATTCATTGTCTAAGGATTATAAAAGAGACAATCCTAACTCAAGTGCTGTCGAGCAAATGGTGTTGAGAGATATTAGAGAAATGATGCAGTCAATGGGCAAGGATATTGGAAAATTTGATCTTCCCAAGCTCAATGATGTAG CATCAATATTGCCTGGAGGGCGGACAGCACACTCCAAATTGAAAGTCCCAATTACACTGAAGGAGAATAGCACGTGCACCTTTTCAAAGCAGGACGGCCCCGCAGAGTTGCTCCATAGGGCATCCTTGATTATATGGGACGAAGCTGCTATGACAAGGCGTCAAGCGGTTGAGTGTCTTGATAGGTCTCTGCAAGATCTTATGAACTATTCCGTGCCATTTGGGGGTAAGATCATGGTGTTTGGAAGAGATTTTAGACAGGTGCTTCCAGTGGTTCCACGTGGCAATAGAGCACAAGTAACTGATGCGTCATTGCAAAGATCTTATTTATGGGACAGTATAAGGAAGATAAGATTGCCACGTAACATGAGGGCTCAAACTGACCCCTGGTTTTCAAGTTACCTACTTAGAATTGGTAATGGAACTGAAGAAACCATTGGAGAGGATTATGTTCGCCTACCGAAAGATATTGTGATTCCATATACTGGTGATAGTGACGATTCCATAAACAGGCTCATTCAGCATGTTTTCCCATCACTTGAGGAAAATGCCAGATCAGCCAAATATATGAGCACACGTGCCATCCTTTCAACTAAAAATGAGCATGTTGATCAACTGAACTCaaagatgattgacatgtttccaGGTGAGGAGAAGGTTTATCATAGCTTTGACTCTGTTGATGATGATTCAATAAACAACTACCCAGTTGAGTTTCTGAACTCCATTACTCCAAATGGTCTCCCTCCCCATGTGCTCATATTAAAAACCAACTATCCTATTATCCTACTACGCAATCTTGATCCTAACAATGGCTTGTGCAATGGAACAAGACTAATGGTTAGAGGATTGCAAGATAATGCAATTGATGCAGAAATCACTGGTGGGCAACATCAAGGAAAGAGGGTGTTCATAACTAGGATCCCTATGTCTCCATCCGATGATATTTCACTCCCTTTCAAACTCAAGAGGAAACAATTCCCAATTAGGTTGAGTTTTGCAATGACCATCAACAAAGCGCAAGGGCAAACCATCCCAAATGTTGGGATCTATCTTCCAGAACCTGTGTTCTCACATGGACAACTATATGTTGCATTGTCGAGGGGTGTGTCAAGATCAACGACAAGAGTTTTGGTTAAACCAAAACAGGAATTGGATTCCACAAGGAACTTCACCAATAATATAGTTTTAACCAAGAATATTGTTTATAAAGAAGTCCTCAACTGTTGA